A single Argentina anserina chromosome 7, drPotAnse1.1, whole genome shotgun sequence DNA region contains:
- the LOC126801854 gene encoding uncharacterized protein LOC126801854 isoform X2, translated as MSTRLFLHRSFIPRRFFTRCRSQRRMESHEVQVVVGDPHLLGTKIAAIRNAGPSKLQVIADFDATLTKYRVNGCRGQSSHGLLQQENPEYNNKRRQLYEYYHPLEFSPTIPNEQKTLLMEEWWGKSHALLIEGGVTYEGIRQSVADSTIAFREGVVELFEFLEKRDIPVLIFSAGLADIIEEVLRQKVHRLFKNVKIVSNRMVFDDNGHLISFKGKTIHSLNKNEHALDMAVPLHDQLGDLDEPTYENVSVKTRRNVILLGDHIGDLGMSDGLKYENRISVGFLNDNVENSIDSYRKAFDVVYLNDAPMWGVVELVSQLGENSQ; from the exons ATGAGTACCCGGCTCTTCCTGCATCGCAGCTTCATCCCACGACGCTTCTTCACTCGTTGCAG GAGCCAGAGAAGAATGGAAAGCCATGAGGTTCAGGTGGTGGTGGGCGACCCTCACCTCTTGGGTACCAAAATTGCGGCCATTCGGAATGCGGGTCCTTCCAAACTCCAG GTTATAGCAGATTTTGATGCCACTCTGACAAAGTACAGGGTCAATGGTTGTCGGGGACAAA GCAGCCATGGTCTTTTGCAACAGGAGAATCCTGAATATAACAACAAGAGGCGTCAGTTGTACGAGTACTATCATCCTTTAGAGTTTTCCCCAACCATTCCAAATGAACAAAAAACTTTGCTTATGGAAGAATG GTGGGGAAAATCTCATGCTCTTTTGATTGAGGGAGGTGTTACGTATGAGGGAATTAGGCAATCTGTTGCTGATTCCACAATTGCCTTTAGGGAGGGTGTCGTTGAACTATTTGAGTTCTTAGAG AAAAGAGACATTCCTGTTCTTATATTTTCTGCTGGACTTGCAGATATTATAGAGGAG GTCCTGAGGCAGAAAGTTCACAGATTGTTCAAAAATGTGAAGATCGTCTCCAATAGGATGGTATTTGATGATAATGGCCACCTTATATCTTTTAAAG GGAAGACAATTCATAGTTTGAATAAAAATGAGCATGCTCTTGATATGGCTGTTCCACTTCATGACCAATTAGGTGATTTAGATGAGCCAACTTATGAGAATGTGTCAGTCAAGACGAGAAGAAATGTTATTCTTCTGGGTGATCATATTGGCGACTTGGGAATGTCTGATGGTTTGAAGTATGAGAATAGAATTTCTGTGGGATTTCT GAATGACAATGTTGAGAATTCTATTGATAGCTACCGCAAAGCCTTTGATGTAGTTTACCTG AATGATGCACCCATGTGGGGAGTAGTAGAGCTTGTATCACAACTTGGTGAGAATTCACAATAG
- the LOC126801854 gene encoding uncharacterized protein LOC126801854 isoform X1 yields MSTRLFLHRSFIPRRFFTRCRSQRRMESHEVQVVVGDPHLLGTKIAAIRNAGPSKLQVIADFDATLTKYRVNGCRGQSSHGLLQQENPEYNNKRRQLYEYYHPLEFSPTIPNEQKTLLMEECHMTTDYLTRRWGKSHALLIEGGVTYEGIRQSVADSTIAFREGVVELFEFLEKRDIPVLIFSAGLADIIEEVLRQKVHRLFKNVKIVSNRMVFDDNGHLISFKGKTIHSLNKNEHALDMAVPLHDQLGDLDEPTYENVSVKTRRNVILLGDHIGDLGMSDGLKYENRISVGFLNDNVENSIDSYRKAFDVVYLNDAPMWGVVELVSQLGENSQ; encoded by the exons ATGAGTACCCGGCTCTTCCTGCATCGCAGCTTCATCCCACGACGCTTCTTCACTCGTTGCAG GAGCCAGAGAAGAATGGAAAGCCATGAGGTTCAGGTGGTGGTGGGCGACCCTCACCTCTTGGGTACCAAAATTGCGGCCATTCGGAATGCGGGTCCTTCCAAACTCCAG GTTATAGCAGATTTTGATGCCACTCTGACAAAGTACAGGGTCAATGGTTGTCGGGGACAAA GCAGCCATGGTCTTTTGCAACAGGAGAATCCTGAATATAACAACAAGAGGCGTCAGTTGTACGAGTACTATCATCCTTTAGAGTTTTCCCCAACCATTCCAAATGAACAAAAAACTTTGCTTATGGAAGAATG CCACATGACTACTGATTACCTGACCCGCAGGTGGGGAAAATCTCATGCTCTTTTGATTGAGGGAGGTGTTACGTATGAGGGAATTAGGCAATCTGTTGCTGATTCCACAATTGCCTTTAGGGAGGGTGTCGTTGAACTATTTGAGTTCTTAGAG AAAAGAGACATTCCTGTTCTTATATTTTCTGCTGGACTTGCAGATATTATAGAGGAG GTCCTGAGGCAGAAAGTTCACAGATTGTTCAAAAATGTGAAGATCGTCTCCAATAGGATGGTATTTGATGATAATGGCCACCTTATATCTTTTAAAG GGAAGACAATTCATAGTTTGAATAAAAATGAGCATGCTCTTGATATGGCTGTTCCACTTCATGACCAATTAGGTGATTTAGATGAGCCAACTTATGAGAATGTGTCAGTCAAGACGAGAAGAAATGTTATTCTTCTGGGTGATCATATTGGCGACTTGGGAATGTCTGATGGTTTGAAGTATGAGAATAGAATTTCTGTGGGATTTCT GAATGACAATGTTGAGAATTCTATTGATAGCTACCGCAAAGCCTTTGATGTAGTTTACCTG AATGATGCACCCATGTGGGGAGTAGTAGAGCTTGTATCACAACTTGGTGAGAATTCACAATAG